The nucleotide sequence CGCTTCATTTGCACAATTATTTTGCACGCTTATCCTGTCTCTGGGTTTTCAAATTGAGTTCCCATGGCAGCTGCAGATTGGCCTGGCAATTAAAGCGATGCTTTAATTAAATCTCGATTGAAGCCCCATGGCGTACGACGGATAATTGCGGCACTCTGGTTGCAATTTGCCGGCCTGGCTGGACAATGGGAGGCGACTCCACTCCCCGTTTCCCAAGACAAGGTCAAGCTCAAGTTCAACACGCGTGACAATTGCCTCCACAATTGTTGCAGCTCGCATAATTTCCCGCTTCCTTGTGGAACGACTTTAAACTTGGACTTAAACTTGACTGCAAGCTGGTGGGGTTTCCGCTGGCTGTTAACAATGCCACCAAAATGGTTTTTCTCCTCGTTTCTGAAAGTCTTTTTTGTGAAAGGAGCTAGGGGCAGGGACCTGCGAATGGGAATACAAATGGGCATGGCCAGGTGAGCCGCCCAGAGCATTGAGTTGATTGCCCAGACTAGCAAATTGCCGGTGATTTAAATGAGCTGTTAAAAAGAGGGGCTTGAAAGGGTGCTTTAAATTACATTTGATCGGGTTATTAATGTTCCGATCAGCCGATTTGATTCGCGATTATATCTTGCTTTGAGTACACGCCAATTTCGTATTATTCATAACAATTCCAAATTGATTGCAGGCTTATCAATTGAAATGAGGCCCGAAAAGGCATATATTTACCATGCACTTGAATTTATGGTGCTCGTAGCTTTCCAAACATTCCAAGTTCCATTTCTATTTAAGTTCCCCCTTTGAAATAAAAACTTGAGCTTCGTATACTTTTAAGATTATAAGTTATTTTATTAGTTCAACCCCTTAATCTTAAAAAAAGCAACAGGTTcttatatataattttgtgTGCCTATATGAAGTTTATGGCTTAATTGAATGCTTCCCAATTGGAAGTTCATTTGGTTATGTATCAGTTTATTAGCATATCTCTATTATAATAATTGTGTATTATTCTGCGTTGGCTTTTAAAGCCAAATTAATACATGATCGGGTTGCACAACAACAGCAATGCCCACAAATTAGTCAAGATCAAGGTTTGTTTATGTATTCAACCGCACAGAAATAACAAAAGCCGACTCATTCATTCGCATGTGGGTGAAGTCAAAGTTAGGCAGATGATCGTTAAAGTGAGACTCGAGAAGAGCGTTGAGTTGCTGCCGTGCCTAGAAATATTGCTGCTGTCGATTCAAGTTGCTGCtgtgctgttgctgctgcagtcGCAGTCGGCGATTTTCTTGGTTGTTGCTTTCAATTAGCATTACAGGTGGTTGCTGTCGGCTTTACTACACAGGGAAAAATGTACTTTAGAATCTgggttttaatttttaaatataataaataataaaagcaTTCCAATTGAGTGAGTTATCACTATTCTGGGACTCCAAAATAATGTTTTGATTATCCTGTATGGCATGAATTTTTCTAATATTTCTTGCATAAGAATTTGATGCTTATTTTTCTCAATGCATTCTCTCATACATTTTGGGTCCAAAAAATAGTAAGTGACTTCCTCAGTAAtttctaaaatattattaaaagtccTAAAAAATGTCGCGATGGTGCAcaatttttgttgtattttttaaaatgttcagATTCGGCAACGCGTTTAAAGACCTCTAGCTTTATCAAGATCAAAAAGTAATTTCCCTCTAATTTCGAGAGCATTTCTCCCTGTGTAGCTGCATTGAAAAAACATGGAAAATGGAGCGCTCACTCGCAATCTCAATCCGGCAGACCCACGCTGATTCTCTGGCCGGCGGAGCTGCGCCGCGCCTGCGCAGTCCCCTTGTCCGTCGTCGGCGTACCGCCCACCATCAAAGCGTCGCCGCTGAAGCAGAGGCTGCTGCGCAGGTGTTTGCGGGGGTCAGAGGGCAGAGGGGGGTCGTCTTCAAACAATTCTATGTTTGCCCCTCTGGATTGGCTCTCTGGCAGTTTGGGCAAGATTTTCCTAGCGCTCGGGTTGGCcgtataattattattattatttaatagcTTGGCCCGACTAGTTTCCATAAAAGAGCGTTGATGACTGCGACTTCCTGTCGGCATATTTGGCTGCTGACGAGGTTGATCGTCGTATGTGGGTTCCTCACGATCCCCACCATCCGCCCTGTCATCGTAGTAGGCATATTCCGCAGCCTCTTCGTTGTAGGTCACATGTTTCTTGGGCAAACCGGGACTCCGGGTCAACTGCAATCTTCTCACGCGGTTTTCCACATAATCATAGGCATCCTGATCCTGATATGGACTTTGCTTGAGTATCCTTTTGGGCTGTGCCTGTGGCACTGGGCGGGGTCGTCGCCACTCGGGACTGTCGTTCAGGGGCTTCTTGGTGACCTTGGGCTCCAGTTCCACACTGAAACTGCGCACATCTCTTTTCACCTGCAGTTTGGGACTGTTCTTGGAATTAAGCTCTACTTCACGCTTGTCATTGAAGTCCATTTGGGGTCTTCTGGCATTATTTTGTGTGACATTATCTGCCTCGTTTACATAATCGTAGAACTGAATTTTGGAGCTATAAGCCTGCTGGCGGCGATTGGAAGTATCCTCAGATTGATTAACCAGTTCCTGGGGCCTCACTTCAGTGAGTTTTGGGGTGACTTCCCTGCGTAGACTCCTTCCTAAAGGGGGTTTTCTATCCGGATTGGACTGCAGATTATCGTAGAACTGTATGGAAGAGCTGGCAAACTCCTTGTGGAACCTGCGCCGTGTGTCCACTTCAGTGGGAGAATCCCTAGTGGTTGTAATCCTCTCCAGAGGTCTTTCCAACTGCTGACTGTTCCTCCTCTTCACTCGATTTTCCACCGCCGAATCCGCCCGGGAATCATCCGGCCAGAAGAAGTGGGACTCCTGGCGATTGCACACCTTCACCCCCTGACGCTCCACCATTTTGGGCGGCAGGCCCGTGTAGAATTTTCCATTCAGCATGATCACGCCGTGTCTGATCTGAGCTTCCCCGTACTTAGTGGTCAACTCGACTGATCGGCGACTGATCCGAAAACCGACTGACACAAAAAGAATCCGGCTGAGATGTTGGCGTCGCCAGCAGCGTTGTCACTTCTGTCGTAGGCGTTCGCTTTCGAGTTCGAGTTTGCTCAGGTGATCAGCCGGGGCCCAGACTAATTTGCGATTCTTGCGAAAAACAACTCGAGAAGTGAGTAAAAACTGGGGGCTCAGTATTCTTCAACTGTCAGATACTCTTACGGAGGagaatattgaaaaaatgCGTAATGGTACAGTGAAATTGAGTTTCTTTAAAGGCTTTTACGTTTTTAAACAACCTAAAAAAAatgctgcatacttttagacacccttaaattttttttttaatgtttgaatcctttttttataaaaagtgTATAACTACATTGTAAATTACTACAAAGGtgtcaaaaagtatgcaaccatatattttgaattaatagtttttccaatagttttaaaaaatgcatTATACCCACCTGAAAAGTCTTCATATGACTTGTATTATTAACAACAAACACAAACAGCATTTCGAGGCAGAAATTTATTTGCCGCCAATGCAGCGTTGACGGCGGCAGCGACGCTGACTGCGCTGCGGCAGAGACGAGTTTCCATCTAAGGTCAAATCGCGGCATTTTTCACTTTTGGAACGAAAAGTTGATTTTCGTGAGCTCAGCGTTGACCAAATGTTTTGGTTTTTACTTGGCTTTTGGCCTGTCTGTATGGACCAAAAAGCGAGAATGCCGCCAAAGTTGGCCGGCCAAGAATAATAAACGACAACAGCCGCCAATTATTGAGTGCTTTAATGGCTTCAATTCGGGAACTTTTGGCCAAAAGTGAGTGTCACTTGAATGATGCCCAGTATGGCTAACGCTGCGTATACGTAACATTACAAGATTTAGATCAGCGAGGGGCTCATTATTCTGCGAGTGTCACTGATTTATACGAAAGAATGACATAAATAACACACTAAAcaaaatgatttaaatatataaagtatTTGCAGAAAAATAAAgaggaaataaataattcattttataaatgttatgAAAACAACCCTTAAATTCATAAAGATAAGATAAGTTAACCCCTAGTTATACTTGTAAAAAATTTATCACTACCCTCCAATTAGTTTATATAATAAAGAACCCTTTAAAGACTCAttcgattttatttaattaaattaaatttattttcgcTTGATCTTTACATGGTTTGCCATTGGAATCGAGTGGGGATGTGTGGGGAGCTTTGCTGATGGACACTACTACTGCTACTTTGGTTTTTCATTCCAttatttgttgtatttttgttttttttggtttaCCTCCCAAGTTGCGTTTTAGTCGAAGACGTAATTGGAGTAAGTAATTAGCTTAATGTACAAACAATGCCATAGAAACACATCAAATATCATACACGCTGGGTTTGAGTATGGTTCTATGTGGGGATGCTACTTTGGAGGGTCGGTGTCTGAAGACTGCATCTAGACGGCATCTCATATATATCTCAGTGGTGGCTGTCTTATGGGTAAGAAGGGTACTATATACGTTCTGCGGGGGGATATGTTAGGTTGCTTACACTACATTTGATTTCGATCTCGAGCGGACTTTGCTGACACGGGGAACTATGCATTATAATCTGACATTTACAAACTTTGGTTTTGCTGGGTAGTGTTGTGGCTAAACATATACTTAGGTTCGCTCTCGGCTGCTTAAGACTTTatttacaatttgtatttatagcTGGTTGGCTGGGAATGCCTTTCTCTTCGATGGTGTTTACTGTTGCTGcggctgttgctgctgctgttgctgctgctgctgctgctgcggggGCAGCAGTTGCATCGGGGACATTACTATGATGTTGGTGGCTCCACCGGCTGCATGGCCGTAGTCCAGAGGCTTCTGCATCGCCTCCACGTCCAGATCCGGGGCCCTGGTGATCACGCAGTACTGGTTGCCATTGTAGGTGACAATGGGCATGCCGTGTTGCATGTTGCTGGCGTGCTCGCTCAACTGGGCCTGCATGTAGGTGGCCGCCGTTGGCGAATTGGCAATGATGTGCGACACCGGCACGGACACCTGGATTTGCAGGGAGAGGGGTAAACGGAAGGGTAACAGAATACAGAATGCGGAAATGGTCAGATTTTTGGTGTTCAATGTTGCTGTtggctgttggtgttgctgtgGCTGTGGCTGTGGCTGTGGGGTTTTCAGTCTGGTTTTAATAGGTAGTTACTTCTTGGCTTTGGTTGTTGCCGTTGTGGTTGCTACTACTATTGTTATTGTACATAGGCGCACTGgtctgttgttgctgctgctgctgtggctgctgctgttgctgttgctgctgtagaTGTTGCTGGTGTTTTCTGGCCGCCTTCTTCCCATGGGCcacatgttgctgctgctgctgttgctgctgctgctgctgttggtgttgctgctgtggaggatgttgctgctgctgctgctgctggtggctGGCATTGAGTATCATCTGGTTTTGTATGATTATCTTCTGCTTGCGTGCTTGGGCCTCCATCTGAATTTGGTTTTGATTAGCATCCATTTGGTAGCTGCGAttattgttgctgttgctgctggtggtcTTAGCAATGACTCctgccgccgctgctgctgctgctggtttTGTTGACTCTGCGACTAGCCGTTCCGGCTGTCAATACTACAGTTTGGAGTAGAGGTAAAACAAACCGGTTAAATCTGTTTGAGGGCAACCAAAAGTGCATCCTTGGTCTATTCCCAACCAGGAGTGTCTACCGACATCTTCTCACCTCCAGATGACTCTTGGCGTGAATGGACCACTCGTCCCGACTCGAGAACATCCTGCCGCACAGCTCGCATGTCCAGGAGAGCTGCTGCTGGTGATGGGGTATGATGATGCCGGGAATGGACGTCGGCGCCCCCTGAGCGGATTGCACTATTATGTTCTGGGCGGCCACCTGGACCGCCTGCTGTTGCAGCTGCAGCTCCAGACTCTGCTTGTTGTCCTCCGGCGGGGGATCCGGCTGCTCCTTCTTCTTCACCATGTTGTTCAGCCGCTTGCCCAAGGGCGCAATATTCGTGGGCGTCACGTGCTTGAACTTGTTCATGTGGATCACCAGCTTGTCCCGCCTGGCGAACGCCTTATTGCACACCTGAAACGGGGATTCGAGAGCGAGGGTTAGCGATTGAGGGGCACTGGAGGTCGCAGGGGCTCGAGGGCAGCTTATACTTCACAAATATAGGGCTTCTCGCCGGTGTGGATGCGCATGTGGATGGTCAGCTTGTCCTTGCGGGCGAGTCCTTTGCCGCAGACCGTGCACTCGAATGCCTTGTTGGTGGCTGGAAAAAGAGAGTTATCGTTAATtctcaataaaataaattgtttccTAAAGGCCTTTTAGTTTTTCGTTAATGCAATAACACATGCTTGTGACTTGACTCATTCCTTAAGTAATCAACACTAAATTTGTTGGTGAATTCCCATCATCATAATGTCATTGGTAAAATTTGATTCACTAGTGGCTGATTTATCAGTTAAGAATTTATTGGTTAATTGCCATAGATGAGTATTTGTCTTGTTGTTATGTACTGATTCATAATAAGTTTACTTATTAATGATTCAGTGAATTGTCGTTGTTGAGATTTCAAcaattagaaaattaattgaTGAGTTTAAGTGAATGTATTCATTGGTCAATTAAATGGATGAATTCATTGGTGAAATAAAATGGATTAATTCTTAGATACCGCTTTTACTTAAAAGTCGGCATAGAACTGTTTGTTATCATAAACCCTTCGAAAAAATATCAAAGCAAAACTCACACTTCGAGGGATTCGTCTTGCGCACCCCCGAGGATGCCTGCTGCACCTGTTGCAGGGCCTTGAGTCGGCTGGCGGGGTGCATTGAGCCCCCCTCGACGTAGGGCTCTGTGAAGGGGATGAGGTTGGGCTTGGGGATGTTGTAGGTCAGTTGCTCGGCCGCCGACCAGGTGCCCAGGCTCTGGAGGACCCTGACGCCCCCTTCGAACCCCATTCCGTCGTCCGGAACCGTGAAGGTGCTCTCCCCCGCCGCCGCAGCTGCCACGCTGGAGGAACTGATCTGCGGCACCTTTATGGTGGCCGCAtagtgttgctgctgctgttgctgctgctgctgctgttgctgctgttgttgctgctgctgctgttgctgttgcatgTTGCCGTTGTTCTgactgttgttgttgttgttggccgTGGGGGAGTTCTGCTGCTGCGAAGTCTGTTGCTGTTTGAACTGAA is from Drosophila suzukii chromosome 3, CBGP_Dsuzu_IsoJpt1.0, whole genome shotgun sequence and encodes:
- the LOC108012150 gene encoding uncharacterized protein — protein: MLNGKFYTGLPPKMVERQGVKVCNRQESHFFWPDDSRADSAVENRVKRRNSQQLERPLERITTTRDSPTEVDTRRRFHKEFASSSIQFYDNLQSNPDRKPPLGRSLRREVTPKLTEVRPQELVNQSEDTSNRRQQAYSSKIQFYDYVNEADNVTQNNARRPQMDFNDKREVELNSKNSPKLQVKRDVRSFSVELEPKVTKKPLNDSPEWRRPRPVPQAQPKRILKQSPYQDQDAYDYVENRVRRLQLTRSPGLPKKHVTYNEEAAEYAYYDDRADGGDREEPTYDDQPRQQPNMPTGSRSHQRSFMETSRAKLLNNNNNYTANPSARKILPKLPESQSRGANIELFEDDPPLPSDPRKHLRSSLCFSGDALMVGGTPTTDKGTAQARRSSAGQRISVGLPD
- the LOC108012167 gene encoding LOW QUALITY PROTEIN: zinc finger protein rotund (The sequence of the model RefSeq protein was modified relative to this genomic sequence to represent the inferred CDS: substituted 1 base at 1 genomic stop codon); this encodes MDKMTVAQKNAYLEAHMAVQQQMAQAAIQFKQQQTSQQQNSPTANNNNNSQNNGNMQQQQQQQQQQQQQQQQQQQQQQHYAATIKVPQISSSSVAAAAAGESTFTVPDDGMGFEGGVRVLQSLGTWSAAEQLTYNIPKPNLIPFTEPYVEGGSMHPASRLKALQQVQQASSGVRKTNPSKSTNKAFECTVCGKGLARKDKLTIHMRIHTGEKPYICEVCNKAFARRDKLVIHMNKFKHVTPTNIAPLGKRLNNMVKKKEQPDPPPEDNKQSLELQLQQQAVQVAAQNIIVQSAQGAPTSIPGIIIPHHQQQLSWTCELCGRMFSSRDEWSIHAKSHLEYXQPERLVAESTKPAAAAAAAGVIAKTTSSNSNNNRSYQMDANQNQIQMEAQARKQKIIIQNQMILNASHQQQQQQQHPPQQQHQQQQQQQQQQQQHVAHGKKAARKHQQHLQQQQQQQQPQQQQQQQTSAPMYNNNSSSNHNGNNQSQEVSVPVSHIIANSPTAATYMQAQLSEHASNMQHGMPIVTYNGNQYCVITRAPDLDVEAMQKPLDYGHAAGGATNIIVMSPMQLLPPQQQQQQQQQQQQPQQQ